The Gemella massiliensis genome contains a region encoding:
- the purF gene encoding amidophosphoribosyltransferase gives MRGINEECGVFGIWNHPSASNVTYFGLHSLQHRGQEGAGIVSRDNNTLRGYRDLGLVSEVFRDKEKLEHLVGNSAIGHVRYATSGNNSIQNIQPFLYHFYDMSVGVCHNGNLINAKTLRRELEQDGAIFHSSSDTEVLIHLIRRSGKSTFKEQLKESLQKIKGGFTYLLLTKDALYGAVDPNGLRPLAIGKTKNGAYVAASETCAIDVVGAEFVCNVGAGEMVIIDDDGIRIEKYTNNTLVAIAAMEYVYFARPDSNIAGINVHSARKRTGRRLAKEQPTPDADMVIGVPNSSLSAASGYAEESGLPYEMGLIKNQYVARTFIQPTQKLREQGVRMKLSAVKGVVKGKSIVMVDDSIVRGTTSKRIVQLLKEAGAREVHVRIACPPLMFPSFYGIDISTTQELISANKTITEIKEIIGADSLGFLSEDGLVESIGLNYDAPYTGLCMDCFNGDYSAGLYDYEDNYISSMTDIQKKFLQERGKNNEQKI, from the coding sequence ATGCGAGGGATTAATGAAGAGTGTGGTGTGTTCGGTATTTGGAATCATCCATCTGCAAGTAATGTTACGTACTTTGGATTACATAGTTTACAACATCGCGGTCAAGAAGGGGCTGGAATAGTTTCACGCGATAATAATACTTTAAGAGGGTATCGAGATTTAGGTTTGGTTTCAGAAGTATTTCGTGATAAGGAAAAATTAGAACATCTTGTAGGTAACAGTGCAATAGGACACGTTAGATATGCAACATCAGGTAACAATAGTATTCAAAATATTCAACCTTTCTTATACCATTTTTATGATATGAGTGTAGGCGTTTGTCATAACGGTAATTTAATTAATGCTAAAACTTTACGACGTGAATTAGAACAAGATGGGGCAATTTTTCACTCATCATCAGATACGGAAGTTTTAATTCATTTAATAAGAAGAAGTGGTAAATCAACATTTAAAGAACAATTAAAAGAAAGTTTACAAAAAATTAAGGGCGGTTTTACGTATTTGCTTTTAACAAAAGATGCTTTATATGGTGCAGTAGATCCAAATGGTTTAAGACCTTTAGCAATAGGAAAAACAAAGAACGGAGCATATGTGGCAGCTAGTGAAACCTGTGCTATTGATGTTGTAGGTGCAGAATTTGTTTGTAATGTCGGTGCGGGAGAGATGGTTATAATTGATGATGATGGAATTCGTATTGAAAAATATACCAATAACACTTTGGTAGCTATTGCTGCTATGGAGTATGTCTATTTTGCACGTCCTGATTCAAATATTGCAGGAATTAATGTTCACTCGGCACGAAAAAGAACCGGACGCCGCTTGGCTAAGGAACAACCAACTCCGGATGCCGATATGGTTATTGGAGTACCAAACTCATCATTATCAGCAGCAAGTGGCTATGCAGAAGAAAGTGGACTACCTTATGAAATGGGATTGATTAAAAATCAATATGTAGCTCGTACCTTTATTCAGCCAACTCAAAAATTGCGAGAACAGGGAGTTAGAATGAAATTATCCGCTGTTAAAGGCGTGGTAAAAGGTAAGAGTATTGTAATGGTAGATGACTCAATTGTAAGAGGAACTACAAGTAAACGTATTGTTCAATTACTTAAAGAAGCGGGCGCAAGAGAAGTACATGTAAGAATAGCCTGTCCTCCACTAATGTTTCCAAGTTTTTACGGAATAGATATTTCAACAACACAAGAATTAATTTCAGCTAATAAAACAATAACAGAAATTAAAGAAATAATAGGAGCTGATTCGTTGGGATTTTTAAGTGAAGATGGTTTAGTAGAATCAATAGGTCTTAATTATGATGCACCATATACAGGGTTATGTATGGATTGCTTCAATGGAGATTATTCGGCAGGGTTATATGATTATGAAGATAATTACATAAGTTCAATGACAGATATTCAAAAAAAATTTTTACAAGAAAGGGGTAAAAATAATGAGCAAAAAATATGA
- the purC gene encoding phosphoribosylaminoimidazolesuccinocarboxamide synthase: MKLLYEGKAKQLFECANDDEIYVHYKNSATAFNGVKKEEFEGKGVFNNTITSLIFEYLEKEGIKTHFIKKINETDQLCKHVTIIPLEVIIRNIVAGSMAKKYGIEEGKKLIKPIFELSYKNDELNDPLINNDHAVALEIVTEEELENIRMQALKINSLLQKLYLKANLILVDFKIEFGRDKDGNIILADEISPDTCRLWDKDTNEKLDKDRFRRDLGSVMEAYEEVLRRLEDARD, from the coding sequence ATGAAATTATTATATGAAGGAAAAGCAAAACAATTGTTCGAATGTGCTAATGATGATGAAATTTACGTTCACTACAAAAATAGTGCTACAGCATTCAACGGCGTAAAAAAAGAAGAGTTTGAAGGGAAAGGAGTTTTCAATAATACCATTACTTCATTAATCTTTGAATACTTAGAAAAAGAAGGCATCAAAACTCATTTTATAAAAAAAATAAATGAAACAGATCAACTTTGTAAACATGTAACAATTATTCCGTTGGAAGTAATAATTCGCAATATAGTTGCAGGCTCAATGGCTAAAAAATATGGTATTGAAGAAGGAAAAAAATTGATAAAGCCGATTTTTGAACTTAGTTATAAAAATGATGAGCTTAACGATCCGTTAATTAATAACGATCATGCCGTCGCATTGGAAATTGTAACGGAAGAAGAATTGGAAAATATAAGAATGCAAGCACTTAAAATTAATAGTTTACTCCAAAAATTATATTTAAAAGCCAATTTAATTTTGGTAGATTTCAAAATAGAGTTTGGTCGTGATAAGGATGGAAATATTATTTTAGCTGATGAAATTTCTCCGGATACTTGTCGCCTATGGGACAAAGATACAAATGAAAAATTAGATAAAGATAGATTTAGAAGAGATTTAGGTTCGGTGATGGAAGCTTATGAAGAAGTTTTAAGGAGATTAGAAGATGCGAGGGATTAA
- a CDS encoding phosphoribosylformylglycinamidine synthase: MNNKRIFVKKRSGYNKEELQLKENLNLEYNLGLEEVKLYVIYDIYNIDEKTYRLAKTSVFSEIVVDEVFESIELETGKYFAYEVLPAQYDQRADSAEESIKLLDAKSKTTVRSGKLVIFDKKLTEDELKLIENYLVNPIEARKKDLSVLEFNLNSEPTPLKNLTGFLEFTKKDLENLKKEFSLAMNIEDLIFIQNYFKSEKRNPTETEIYVLDCYWSDHCRHTTFETILEEVNIKSELFKKEMQDAFDYYLKIRSDLGREDKPLTLMDMASIIGKYHVKVLKDKNIEVSEEINACSFFTTIKNNGENERWLIQFKNETHNHPSEIEPFGGASTCIGGAIRDPLSGRSYVYQAMRISGSGNILQKRENTLAYKLPQVEIAKGTAHGNSSYGNQIGLATTFVRELYDDSYVAKHMEVGAVVGAVKDGDYKRESLIAGDIVVMIGGRTGRDGIQGASGSSLEHTNNSLETMSSQVQKGNAPEERKLQRLFRKPEVTKLIKKCNDFGAGGVCVAIGELSDGIEIHLDKVLTKYQGLNATELATSESQERMAVAIDKKDYEKFIKECEKENIEYSHVATVTDKHCLEMYYNGEKVVDMGADFLETAGVRQCAVATLKDNMGENPFIDKNVSRKNILSELGELNVTCQKGLASKFDSSIGVSTVLMPFSGKNKLTPVQASVQALPTLHSTSDTATILTYGFIPKISHYSPFLSSIYAVLESVAKVYAVGGNTESLYFSFQEYFEKLGKDSTKWGKVTQSLLGSIYAQKEIGRPSIGGKDSMSGTFNNLDVVETLISFACTPIKIEDVITPELKTIGNHLYHIPVIKDEKGYPNIKETLKNYEKIGRYIKDGTIVSAYAQEEGSIVASLVKMSLGNDLGFEVAKDNILNFDPASLVVESIKELPFEKLGVVSERIIINNEVFMRTEIYDAYTKTLNDIYPIYQNEDRGTVENLHTEHNKKVYYPQYVEDVKVVIPVFPGTNCEYDSERAFIEAGATPTTVVIRNTRKNDINESIDEFVSAIEKSHIIMFPGGFSSGDEPDGSAKYIVNFLKNIKVKNAIHKHLAEKKLILGICNGFQALLKSGLIPYGEIRELTKDDLTLYRNDSYEHISTTAFTRVANTNSPWLQDFNIGEQHEVVFSHGEGKVVGINIERFKHLIAFQYSDFNGNATLNGKFNPNGSLLATEGLISENGLILGKMGHSERYGKTLYKTNTIKIKQDIFKNGVNYFKGEE; the protein is encoded by the coding sequence ATGAACAATAAACGAATTTTTGTCAAAAAGCGTAGTGGATATAATAAAGAAGAATTGCAACTTAAAGAAAATTTAAACTTAGAATACAATCTGGGACTGGAAGAAGTTAAGTTGTACGTTATTTATGATATTTATAATATAGATGAAAAAACATATAGATTGGCAAAAACTTCTGTATTTTCTGAAATTGTTGTTGATGAAGTATTTGAAAGTATTGAATTAGAAACCGGAAAATATTTCGCATATGAAGTGCTACCGGCTCAATATGATCAAAGGGCCGACAGTGCAGAAGAAAGTATTAAGTTGCTTGATGCAAAAAGTAAAACGACAGTAAGAAGTGGAAAACTAGTTATTTTTGACAAAAAATTAACCGAAGATGAACTAAAATTGATTGAGAATTATTTAGTAAATCCTATAGAAGCACGGAAAAAAGATTTATCTGTTTTAGAATTTAATCTAAACTCTGAGCCGACACCCTTAAAAAATTTAACAGGTTTTTTAGAGTTTACAAAAAAAGATTTAGAAAATCTAAAAAAAGAATTTTCACTGGCAATGAATATAGAGGATTTAATTTTTATTCAAAATTATTTTAAATCAGAAAAACGTAATCCGACAGAGACTGAAATTTATGTATTAGATTGTTACTGGAGTGATCATTGTCGTCATACGACTTTTGAAACTATTTTAGAAGAAGTTAATATCAAATCGGAATTATTTAAAAAAGAAATGCAAGACGCTTTTGATTATTATTTAAAAATTAGATCTGATTTAGGAAGAGAAGATAAACCTTTAACATTAATGGATATGGCTAGTATTATCGGTAAATATCATGTTAAAGTATTAAAAGATAAAAATATTGAAGTTAGTGAGGAAATTAATGCTTGCTCTTTCTTCACAACTATTAAAAATAACGGAGAAAATGAACGTTGGTTAATTCAATTCAAAAATGAGACGCATAATCACCCGAGTGAAATCGAACCTTTCGGTGGAGCGAGTACCTGTATCGGTGGTGCTATTCGTGATCCGTTATCAGGACGTAGTTATGTTTATCAAGCTATGCGTATTTCGGGTAGCGGAAATATTTTGCAAAAACGTGAAAATACGTTAGCGTATAAGTTACCACAAGTGGAAATAGCTAAAGGTACAGCACATGGTAATTCATCTTACGGTAATCAGATTGGTTTGGCTACTACTTTTGTTAGAGAGCTATATGATGACAGTTATGTGGCAAAACATATGGAAGTAGGTGCTGTCGTTGGAGCGGTTAAAGACGGTGATTATAAACGTGAGAGTTTAATAGCCGGGGATATTGTTGTTATGATCGGTGGACGTACCGGACGTGATGGTATTCAAGGTGCAAGTGGGTCAAGTCTTGAACATACTAATAATTCACTGGAAACAATGTCAAGCCAAGTACAAAAAGGTAATGCTCCCGAAGAAAGAAAACTACAACGTTTATTTAGAAAGCCGGAAGTAACGAAACTAATTAAAAAATGTAATGATTTTGGTGCCGGTGGTGTTTGTGTAGCCATTGGAGAGCTATCAGACGGTATAGAGATTCATTTAGATAAGGTTTTAACTAAATATCAAGGATTAAATGCAACGGAATTAGCTACCAGTGAATCACAAGAGCGTATGGCGGTGGCAATTGATAAGAAAGATTATGAAAAATTTATTAAAGAATGTGAAAAGGAAAATATTGAGTATTCTCACGTTGCAACTGTTACTGATAAACATTGTTTGGAAATGTATTACAATGGGGAAAAAGTAGTAGATATGGGGGCTGACTTCTTAGAAACAGCCGGTGTTCGCCAATGTGCAGTAGCGACACTAAAAGATAATATGGGAGAAAATCCTTTTATAGATAAAAATGTATCAAGAAAAAATATTTTATCTGAATTGGGTGAGTTAAATGTTACATGTCAAAAAGGTTTAGCATCAAAATTTGACTCCTCAATCGGAGTTAGTACGGTGCTTATGCCATTTTCTGGAAAAAATAAACTAACACCGGTCCAAGCTAGTGTTCAGGCATTACCGACACTCCATTCAACAAGTGATACGGCAACAATTTTGACTTATGGATTTATTCCGAAAATTTCTCATTATTCACCATTTTTATCGTCTATATATGCTGTATTAGAATCGGTCGCTAAAGTATATGCAGTAGGAGGAAATACAGAAAGTCTTTACTTCTCATTCCAAGAATACTTTGAAAAATTGGGTAAAGATAGTACAAAATGGGGAAAAGTTACTCAAAGTTTATTGGGTAGCATTTATGCTCAAAAAGAAATTGGTCGTCCTAGCATAGGTGGTAAAGACAGTATGTCAGGAACGTTCAATAATTTAGATGTAGTTGAAACATTGATTTCATTTGCTTGTACTCCTATAAAAATAGAAGATGTTATAACGCCGGAATTAAAAACAATAGGTAATCATTTGTATCATATTCCTGTAATAAAAGATGAAAAAGGATACCCGAATATTAAAGAAACTTTAAAAAATTATGAAAAAATAGGTAGATATATTAAAGATGGAACTATTGTTTCAGCATATGCCCAAGAAGAAGGCAGCATAGTTGCATCGTTGGTTAAAATGTCTTTAGGTAATGATTTGGGATTTGAAGTAGCTAAAGATAACATTTTAAACTTTGATCCGGCATCACTGGTAGTAGAATCGATAAAAGAATTACCTTTTGAAAAATTAGGGGTTGTCAGTGAAAGAATAATCATTAATAATGAAGTATTTATGCGTACAGAAATATACGATGCTTATACTAAAACATTAAATGACATTTATCCAATATATCAAAATGAAGATAGAGGAACTGTTGAAAATCTACATACCGAACACAATAAAAAAGTGTACTATCCTCAATATGTAGAAGATGTAAAAGTAGTTATCCCAGTATTTCCGGGAACAAATTGTGAATATGATAGCGAAAGAGCATTTATAGAAGCGGGGGCTACCCCTACAACAGTAGTTATAAGAAATACCCGTAAAAATGATATTAATGAATCAATAGATGAGTTTGTGAGTGCTATTGAGAAGTCACATATTATTATGTTCCCCGGTGGATTTTCTAGTGGTGATGAACCGGATGGAAGCGCTAAATATATTGTTAACTTCTTAAAAAATATTAAAGTTAAAAATGCAATTCATAAACATTTAGCTGAAAAAAAATTAATTTTAGGCATATGTAATGGATTTCAAGCATTGTTAAAATCGGGATTAATTCCATATGGAGAAATTAGAGAATTAACAAAAGATGATTTAACTTTGTATCGTAATGATAGCTATGAACATATTTCCACAACAGCCTTTACACGTGTTGCCAACACAAATTCTCCTTGGTTACAAGATTTTAATATTGGCGAACAACATGAAGTTGTGTTCAGCCATGGTGAAGGAAAAGTAGTCGGAATAAATATTGAAAGATTCAAACATTTGATTGCTTTTCAATATAGCGACTTCAACGGTAATGCGACTTTAAACGGAAAATTTAATCCAAACGGTTCGTTATTGGCTACGGAAGGTTTAATAAGTGAAAATGGATTAATATTAGGAAAAATGGGGCATAGTGAGCGTTATGGAAAAACTCTATATAAAACTAATACAATAAAAATAAAACAAGATATTTTTAAAAATGGTGTAAATTATTTTAAAGGGGAAGAATAA
- a CDS encoding 5-(carboxyamino)imidazole ribonucleotide synthase — translation MIKTILPEKTIGIIGGGQLGRMLAMSAKEMGYKIAILDPSFDCCAKQFSDIFIEASFDDTESIEKLCKVSDVVTFEFENINAMVLEKLEEIYNIVQSAEVLKITQHRYYEKEFAHKLNIPTVDYIYIEEDTNIDIEKTYLMKTVRFGYDGKGQKIISKKEEIEQYTILEELITLDKEISVVAVKDKFDIQIIAVVENEHKNNILFRSKVPTTATEEQENLAIEYTRKILENIEYFGVLTVEFFISNGKVIFNEIAPRVHNSGHITMQSATKSQFRAHIEAICGLRVGKIQNRETTLYNILGQDLEYFKNLITKKHGFLHLYEKEPRKNRKVGHINFYGNIILGGYDEQ, via the coding sequence ATGATTAAAACTATTTTACCGGAAAAAACTATAGGAATTATTGGTGGTGGACAGCTGGGTAGAATGTTGGCTATGAGTGCCAAGGAAATGGGGTATAAAATTGCTATTTTAGACCCGAGTTTTGATTGTTGCGCAAAACAATTCAGTGATATTTTTATTGAAGCATCGTTTGATGATACGGAAAGTATAGAAAAATTATGTAAGGTAAGTGATGTTGTTACATTTGAATTTGAAAATATTAATGCAATGGTATTAGAAAAATTAGAGGAAATATATAATATAGTTCAAAGTGCTGAGGTTTTAAAAATCACGCAACATAGGTACTATGAAAAAGAATTTGCTCATAAGTTGAATATTCCAACTGTTGATTATATTTATATTGAAGAAGACACAAATATTGATATAGAAAAAACTTATCTTATGAAAACCGTCCGCTTCGGTTATGATGGAAAAGGTCAAAAAATAATTTCTAAAAAAGAAGAGATTGAACAATATACAATTTTAGAAGAATTAATAACATTGGATAAAGAAATATCGGTTGTAGCTGTTAAAGATAAATTTGATATTCAAATAATTGCGGTTGTAGAAAATGAACATAAAAATAATATATTATTTCGTTCAAAAGTTCCGACTACCGCAACTGAAGAGCAAGAAAATTTAGCAATAGAATATACAAGAAAAATTTTGGAAAATATAGAATACTTTGGAGTTCTTACAGTAGAATTTTTTATTAGTAACGGGAAAGTAATTTTTAATGAAATTGCTCCGCGAGTTCATAATTCCGGACATATTACAATGCAATCAGCTACTAAGAGTCAATTTAGAGCTCATATTGAGGCTATTTGCGGTTTGCGTGTTGGCAAAATACAAAACAGAGAAACAACTTTATATAATATACTCGGTCAAGATTTAGAATATTTTAAAAATTTAATTACAAAAAAGCATGGTTTTTTACATTTGTATGAAAAAGAACCGCGTAAAAATAGAAAAGTAGGGCATATTAACTTTTACGGAAATATCATTTTAGGAGGTTATGATGAACAATAA
- the purE gene encoding 5-(carboxyamino)imidazole ribonucleotide mutase, with product MKIAVIMGSNSDYKTMIETCKLLDEFEIPYDKKVVSAHRTPNLLVNFSKNARTNGYSLIIAAAGGAAHLPGMVASMTTLPVIGVPIKSSVLSGVDSLYSIVQMPAGVPVLTMAIGIAGAKNAAISALSILGITNKKYADKYEEFKREQERIVLEEMTL from the coding sequence ATGAAAATAGCTGTTATTATGGGTTCAAACTCGGATTATAAAACAATGATAGAAACATGTAAATTATTAGATGAATTTGAGATTCCTTATGATAAAAAGGTTGTTAGTGCACACCGTACACCAAATTTATTGGTTAATTTTTCAAAAAATGCACGAACAAATGGTTATTCACTAATAATAGCGGCAGCAGGCGGTGCTGCTCATTTACCCGGAATGGTTGCATCAATGACAACTTTACCGGTAATTGGTGTTCCGATAAAGTCCAGTGTTTTAAGTGGAGTAGATTCTTTGTATTCTATAGTACAAATGCCGGCAGGTGTTCCGGTTTTAACTATGGCAATAGGTATTGCAGGAGCAAAAAATGCTGCAATAAGTGCTTTATCAATATTAGGAATTACTAATAAAAAATATGCTGATAAATATGAAGAATTTAAACGAGAACAAGAAAGAATAGTATTGGAAGAGATGACATTATGA
- a CDS encoding type 1 glutamine amidotransferase has translation MELKLYHFMPDKLNLYGDIGNVIALKKRCEWRGINLKIENITSTDGVKLSNCDMFFIGGGSDREQCIATEQFSKIKNEFKSAIEAGVPALTICGGYQFLGEYYKTVDGVKLPGLNILNFYTESKKDAPRLIGNILVESEMFGNIVGFENHGGRTYHNYNTLGNVIVGFGNNDYDKKEGLLYNNLIGTYLHGPILPKNPNVADYLIKAALDNKYGNYEWKPLKNDVEFIANNHMVELLRKNIK, from the coding sequence ATGGAATTGAAATTGTATCATTTTATGCCTGATAAATTAAATCTTTATGGTGATATTGGAAATGTTATAGCACTCAAAAAAAGATGTGAATGGCGTGGTATAAATCTTAAAATAGAAAATATAACTTCAACGGATGGTGTAAAGTTATCAAACTGTGATATGTTCTTTATTGGTGGTGGCTCGGATAGAGAACAGTGCATTGCAACTGAACAATTTTCTAAGATAAAAAATGAGTTTAAGTCAGCCATAGAAGCCGGAGTGCCGGCATTAACTATTTGTGGAGGTTATCAATTTTTAGGGGAATATTACAAAACTGTGGATGGTGTTAAATTGCCGGGGTTAAATATTTTAAATTTTTATACGGAATCGAAGAAAGATGCACCACGTTTAATAGGGAATATACTAGTTGAATCGGAAATGTTTGGAAATATCGTCGGCTTTGAAAATCACGGAGGTAGAACATATCATAATTATAATACGCTAGGTAATGTTATAGTTGGATTTGGAAATAATGATTATGATAAAAAAGAAGGATTATTGTATAATAATTTAATAGGCACATATCTTCACGGACCAATTTTACCAAAAAATCCTAATGTGGCTGATTATTTAATTAAAGCTGCATTAGATAATAAGTATGGAAATTATGAGTGGAAACCATTAAAAAATGATGTTGAATTTATTGCTAACAACCATATGGTAGAATTATTGAGGAAAAATATAAAGTAG